A stretch of Blautia liquoris DNA encodes these proteins:
- a CDS encoding bacteriophage Gp15 family protein produces MNLLVDALPKTVDVDGIEYPIRTDFRVSVLFEMMMRDDELSDTEKIINALQLYYSRIPKDPMQAIDKILWFYRCGKDLSKKNTENTINMSEDSKEDREGASDEDNDTSAVQQIYSFDYDDEYIYAAFMEQYGIDLQDVQHLHWWKFHALFKSLKEDCEFVKIMGYRSIKVTGKMSKEQRQFYTKMKKIHALPVSDQEQRESDELVNALMNGGDLSDVLH; encoded by the coding sequence ATGAATCTTTTAGTAGATGCACTGCCAAAGACAGTGGATGTTGATGGAATAGAGTATCCCATACGCACGGATTTCCGTGTTTCGGTCCTTTTTGAGATGATGATGCGGGACGATGAGCTATCAGATACTGAAAAAATTATCAATGCTCTACAGTTGTACTATTCGAGAATCCCAAAAGATCCAATGCAAGCCATAGATAAGATTTTGTGGTTTTATCGGTGTGGAAAGGATCTATCAAAAAAAAATACTGAGAACACGATTAATATGAGCGAAGACAGCAAGGAAGATAGAGAGGGAGCATCAGACGAAGACAATGATACTAGTGCTGTACAGCAGATCTATTCCTTTGATTATGATGATGAGTATATCTACGCTGCATTTATGGAGCAATATGGAATTGATCTCCAAGATGTGCAGCATCTTCACTGGTGGAAATTTCATGCACTTTTTAAATCGCTGAAAGAAGATTGTGAGTTTGTGAAGATCATGGGATATCGCAGTATTAAGGTGACAGGAAAAATGTCGAAAGAGCAGAGGCAATTCTACACAAAGATGAAGAAAATCCATGCCCTGCCTGTTTCAGATCAAGAGCAGCGGGAGTCGGATGAGTTAGTAAATGCTCTAATGAATGGTGGTGACTTGTCAGATGTTTTACATTGA
- a CDS encoding DUF6673 family protein, with translation MSKITVNGITLELELMDADNMEKYEDSNKEISDKIAEPTQYEGLSSSEQMRIQCRHVDNFFNELFGEGTSERIFPSKNNLKIRMEAFGQASQMSTDIRNEIKNITNKYSPQRAANRDQKRYQQKHQKSHGNVSAYHK, from the coding sequence ATGAGTAAAATTACAGTCAATGGCATCACACTTGAGTTGGAGCTTATGGATGCTGACAATATGGAAAAGTATGAGGATTCCAATAAAGAGATATCAGATAAGATAGCAGAGCCCACGCAATATGAAGGATTGTCAAGTTCAGAGCAAATGCGCATTCAATGTCGGCATGTAGATAATTTTTTTAATGAGCTGTTTGGGGAAGGCACTTCTGAAAGAATATTTCCTTCAAAGAACAACTTAAAGATTCGGATGGAAGCATTCGGACAGGCATCTCAGATGTCAACGGATATTAGAAATGAAATCAAAAATATTACCAACAAATATTCTCCTCAGAGGGCAGCGAATCGGGATCAGAAGCGTTATCAGCAGAAACACCAGAAGAGTCATGGGAATGTTTCTGCTTATCATAAATGA
- a CDS encoding minor capsid protein, which yields MAFKPIKTPKGSISVNKNGKASLAWDPSFGSDRNQKFSRQQKFIDNEVLRRCSPRVPFQTGTLEKSGVLGTTVGSGEVEYIVPYARRQYYETSESRSYDANRGAKWFERMKIAEKKDILNGAKKMGG from the coding sequence ATGGCTTTTAAACCAATAAAGACTCCCAAAGGATCTATTTCCGTGAATAAAAACGGGAAGGCATCTCTTGCATGGGATCCTTCTTTTGGATCTGATCGTAATCAGAAGTTCTCGAGACAACAGAAATTTATCGACAATGAGGTCCTCCGTAGATGTAGCCCCAGGGTTCCATTTCAGACCGGAACTTTGGAGAAATCAGGAGTTCTCGGCACAACAGTTGGAAGTGGTGAGGTGGAATACATTGTTCCTTATGCCAGAAGGCAGTATTATGAAACGTCTGAATCAAGATCCTACGATGCTAACAGAGGTGCAAAATGGTTTGAGCGTATGAAAATTGCTGAGAAGAAAGATATCCTGAATGGGGCAAAGAAGATGGGAGGATGA
- a CDS encoding head-tail connector protein, translating into MIDIDYTFYKDRYFGGIIPDQKALIQPVMKANIYLSQLVHQEIQDANQEDLVKLCLCEVSELIYQDAKNRESHGGKDVQAENSDGYSVTYASENGNSSMGTLGGKVYGTIRKYLSRTGLLYLGVKNCDCKCGYNNL; encoded by the coding sequence ATGATTGACATTGATTATACTTTTTACAAAGACAGGTATTTTGGAGGGATCATTCCAGATCAGAAAGCTCTAATTCAACCCGTTATGAAAGCAAACATTTACTTATCACAATTGGTGCATCAGGAGATACAAGATGCCAATCAGGAGGACCTTGTAAAGCTTTGTCTGTGTGAGGTTTCTGAACTGATTTATCAGGATGCGAAGAACCGTGAGTCTCATGGAGGCAAGGACGTGCAGGCTGAGAATTCAGACGGTTACAGCGTCACTTACGCTTCTGAAAATGGAAATTCATCAATGGGAACACTTGGGGGGAAGGTTTATGGAACGATTCGAAAGTATTTGTCACGAACTGGACTTTTATATTTAGGGGTGAAAAACTGTGATTGTAAATGCGGATATAACAATCTTTAA
- a CDS encoding phage major capsid protein — protein sequence MNRNRKRMNLEMFEDDTNIIDRTGADALIPEERAREIIQGVVTQSAVLSQGRKLANMSSKTYRMPVLDMLPLAYFVNGDSGQKKTTKMAWDKKMITAEEIAVIVPIPEAVLDDSDYDIWGEVRPRIVEAFGKVIDGAVLFGVNKPDSWRAAVVPTATTAGSVVTLGDDLYDSIMGEDGVIAKVEESGFFVTGHMADITMRSKLRGLKDTTGQPIFKSDLQGGTSYSLDGSSMTFPNNGAFDKTQALMISGDFSQLVYAFRQDITFTLFTEGIVQNTDGSIAYNLMQQDMVALRAVMRLGWEIPNPINSVQSDMAKRCPFSILKTASGE from the coding sequence ATGAATAGAAATAGAAAAAGAATGAACTTAGAGATGTTTGAGGACGATACAAACATTATTGACAGAACAGGAGCTGATGCTCTCATTCCTGAGGAAAGAGCGAGAGAGATTATCCAGGGCGTGGTAACACAGTCTGCAGTACTCTCTCAGGGACGTAAACTGGCGAATATGTCCAGTAAGACTTATAGAATGCCCGTACTGGACATGCTGCCACTTGCTTACTTCGTAAATGGAGATAGTGGACAGAAGAAAACTACGAAAATGGCATGGGACAAGAAAATGATCACAGCTGAGGAAATCGCTGTTATCGTTCCTATTCCAGAAGCAGTACTGGATGATTCCGATTATGATATCTGGGGAGAGGTAAGACCGAGGATCGTTGAAGCATTCGGAAAGGTTATCGACGGCGCTGTACTCTTTGGCGTAAACAAACCGGATTCCTGGAGAGCTGCTGTCGTTCCTACTGCAACAACGGCAGGCAGTGTAGTGACTCTGGGAGATGATCTCTACGACAGCATCATGGGCGAGGATGGCGTAATTGCCAAAGTTGAGGAGTCCGGATTCTTCGTAACTGGGCACATGGCAGATATCACTATGCGTTCGAAATTAAGAGGATTAAAAGATACCACAGGACAGCCGATTTTCAAGTCTGATCTGCAGGGTGGTACATCGTACAGCCTGGATGGCTCTTCCATGACGTTCCCAAACAACGGAGCGTTCGACAAGACACAGGCATTGATGATCTCCGGTGACTTCAGCCAACTTGTGTATGCGTTCCGACAGGATATTACATTTACGTTGTTTACAGAGGGCATTGTGCAAAATACTGACGGAAGCATTGCTTATAACCTTATGCAACAGGACATGGTTGCTCTGCGTGCGGTTATGCGTCTCGGTTGGGAGATTCCGAATCCAATTAATTCTGTACAGTCAGATATGGCGAAAAGATGTCCCTTTTCCATCCTGAAAACAGCGTCGGGGGAATAA
- a CDS encoding ribosomal-processing cysteine protease Prp: MTTIVYKKNEISISGHAGNPIVCHGISAISQMAANYLEDNRLGSVYCGDGHLRMWDIDEVTMNSSLFKAMKAALEDIQYDNSNNVKIIYEI; the protein is encoded by the coding sequence ATGACAACGATTGTGTATAAGAAAAACGAAATCAGCATAAGTGGACACGCTGGAAACCCCATTGTGTGCCACGGGATATCAGCAATCAGCCAAATGGCTGCAAACTACTTAGAAGATAACCGGCTGGGGAGCGTGTACTGTGGTGATGGACACCTGCGAATGTGGGATATAGATGAAGTCACAATGAACAGCAGCCTGTTCAAGGCAATGAAAGCAGCGCTTGAGGATATCCAGTATGACAATTCGAATAATGTGAAAATTATTTATGAGATTTAA
- a CDS encoding phage minor capsid protein, whose amino-acid sequence MTPEQKGHLPIQIEKLFYDLQDRIFSDVVRRIRKTGEITSSADYQIHKLEILGNSTEFIEQEIKRLLDASDPEIWELYDKVANWEYVRYRDAYEQINRQFIPLADNDLIQQWGQAIIRQTKGDIANITRSMGMSVSIGGGKKAFTPLSEYYQRYLDRACMDIVTGAFDYNTVLRRVVKEMADSGIRSVNYASGWNNRVPVAARRAVMTGVSQLSAQINEQVAKDLGTDKYEVTWHAGHRPTHWWGGKIYNRNELELVCGLGDVGGLCGANCRHSYYAFIEGVSVPNYTAGELRELEEKEAQTHTYKGKEYNAYQAAQAQRQMETQMRAQRAKVKQLQAGGAEQEAINSAKTRYLHTLKQYQGFSKKMKIPEQMERVYMDGLGRVAPGKSTYQKTIVKERQNVILKEKLKEAGLKGKINTTPAKIDMKSLTFDDAHINGERGHKVTFEEAKSFIQNARFSETVWKGRFERYYSTEGVAYVNKNNLQIRTAYKPDEFTKVVKRVMEVLNSE is encoded by the coding sequence ATGACACCTGAACAAAAGGGGCACCTTCCCATACAGATTGAAAAGCTGTTTTATGATTTACAGGATCGAATATTCAGCGATGTGGTTCGCCGGATCAGAAAGACTGGAGAGATTACAAGTTCGGCGGATTATCAGATCCATAAGCTTGAGATCTTAGGGAACAGTACAGAGTTTATCGAGCAAGAGATAAAACGACTGCTGGATGCCAGTGATCCGGAGATATGGGAGCTATATGATAAGGTGGCAAACTGGGAATATGTGAGATATCGGGATGCCTATGAGCAGATCAACCGGCAGTTTATTCCTCTCGCAGACAATGATTTAATACAGCAGTGGGGACAGGCGATCATCAGGCAGACGAAGGGAGATATAGCAAACATCACTCGGTCTATGGGAATGTCCGTTAGTATAGGTGGTGGAAAGAAAGCTTTTACTCCACTATCAGAGTACTATCAACGATATTTAGACAGGGCATGCATGGATATTGTAACCGGTGCTTTTGATTACAATACAGTTCTGAGACGTGTAGTAAAGGAGATGGCTGATTCCGGTATCCGTTCTGTCAATTATGCCAGCGGATGGAATAACAGGGTACCTGTAGCGGCACGCAGGGCGGTAATGACAGGAGTATCCCAGTTGTCGGCACAGATCAATGAGCAGGTGGCGAAAGACTTAGGAACAGATAAATACGAGGTTACATGGCACGCGGGGCATAGACCTACGCACTGGTGGGGCGGAAAAATATATAATCGAAACGAACTTGAATTAGTGTGCGGCCTCGGTGATGTCGGAGGGTTATGCGGTGCCAATTGCAGACATAGCTATTATGCTTTCATTGAAGGAGTCTCAGTTCCGAATTACACGGCCGGAGAACTACGAGAGTTGGAAGAGAAGGAAGCCCAGACGCATACCTACAAGGGCAAGGAGTACAACGCATATCAGGCAGCACAAGCACAGCGCCAGATGGAAACACAGATGCGTGCGCAAAGAGCAAAGGTGAAGCAATTACAGGCTGGTGGTGCAGAGCAAGAGGCTATAAATTCTGCGAAGACCAGATATCTTCATACGCTGAAACAATACCAAGGTTTTTCCAAAAAGATGAAGATCCCAGAACAAATGGAGCGGGTATATATGGATGGGCTCGGAAGGGTTGCTCCAGGGAAAAGTACATATCAAAAAACCATTGTAAAAGAACGACAAAATGTTATACTAAAGGAAAAGCTGAAAGAGGCAGGGCTGAAAGGAAAAATAAATACCACACCTGCAAAGATTGATATGAAATCACTTACTTTTGACGATGCGCACATTAACGGTGAGAGAGGTCATAAAGTAACATTTGAAGAGGCAAAATCGTTTATTCAAAATGCAAGGTTTTCAGAAACTGTATGGAAGGGTAGATTTGAAAGGTATTACAGTACAGAAGGTGTTGCATACGTAAACAAAAATAATCTTCAAATACGAACAGCTTATAAGCCAGATGAATTTACAAAAGTAGTGAAACGAGTGATGGAGGTGTTAAATAGTGAATGA
- a CDS encoding phage portal protein: protein MNIIKYLNKAGQDTVSSGFYTLIELWQSWYEGNVKKFHRYKMYNGKNKINCRRLSMGMAKKLSEDIADLLLNERVQITIQDKNTSEFVMKVLDDNNFSVMGSVYQERKAYTGTVAYVPYLDNIEVDENGNMIGEGNVKINYVSAENIFPLSWNNGYISECAFVFPKVIGSRKYVHVQIHKQESSQYVIENHVVECSAGSGKEIPREEWKNLKGFESMVDKIFTGSNERQFVIDRLNIANNYDSSSPMGVAVFANSLDVLQGLDTVYDSYINEFVLGKKRIFAAPEMLGEDLNGNPVFDPDDVVFYQLPDGALKDGGKPLEEINMTIRAEEHEKAINDNLNMLSMKCGFGQNRYKFDNGSVQTATQVISENSDMYRSVNKHELILESVIDELIRIIARLGQVLKQPVNPDTAVVVDFDDSIIEDKVAERQSDRQDVSMGAMTLAEYRAKWYGETEQEAAKHVIDDTPDPDPQEE, encoded by the coding sequence ATGAACATAATCAAATATCTTAATAAAGCTGGACAAGATACAGTCAGTTCCGGCTTTTACACCCTCATCGAACTCTGGCAGAGCTGGTACGAGGGGAATGTGAAGAAATTCCACCGGTATAAGATGTATAACGGTAAAAATAAAATCAACTGCCGCAGGCTAAGCATGGGGATGGCTAAGAAACTTTCAGAGGATATTGCAGATCTGCTCTTAAACGAACGTGTGCAGATTACCATACAGGATAAAAATACAAGCGAATTTGTCATGAAGGTGTTGGACGATAATAATTTCAGTGTGATGGGAAGCGTATATCAGGAACGTAAGGCTTATACCGGAACTGTTGCCTACGTACCATACCTGGACAATATTGAAGTTGACGAAAACGGGAACATGATAGGCGAGGGCAATGTGAAAATTAATTATGTATCTGCGGAGAACATTTTTCCTCTGTCTTGGAATAATGGATATATTTCCGAATGTGCTTTTGTATTCCCTAAAGTTATTGGAAGCAGGAAATATGTCCATGTGCAGATACATAAACAAGAATCCAGTCAATATGTGATTGAGAATCATGTTGTAGAATGCTCCGCAGGAAGCGGAAAAGAGATTCCACGAGAAGAATGGAAGAATCTGAAGGGATTTGAATCTATGGTAGATAAGATCTTCACAGGGTCTAATGAACGGCAATTCGTAATTGATCGCTTAAACATTGCCAACAACTATGACAGCAGTAGCCCTATGGGTGTTGCTGTGTTTGCGAACAGCCTGGATGTTCTGCAGGGGCTTGACACCGTGTACGATTCATACATCAATGAATTTGTGCTGGGGAAGAAACGTATCTTTGCCGCACCTGAAATGCTTGGTGAGGACTTAAATGGTAATCCCGTGTTTGACCCGGACGATGTAGTATTCTACCAATTACCCGATGGTGCATTGAAAGACGGTGGTAAGCCACTGGAAGAAATAAACATGACAATCCGAGCAGAGGAGCATGAGAAAGCCATAAACGACAATCTGAACATGCTGTCTATGAAGTGCGGTTTTGGACAGAATCGATATAAGTTTGACAATGGCTCTGTACAGACGGCTACGCAGGTGATATCTGAAAACAGCGACATGTACCGAAGTGTCAACAAGCATGAGCTGATATTGGAATCCGTAATTGATGAGTTGATTCGTATTATTGCAAGGCTGGGACAGGTCCTTAAGCAGCCCGTCAATCCGGACACAGCGGTTGTAGTTGATTTCGATGATTCTATCATTGAGGATAAGGTAGCAGAGCGACAGAGTGATCGGCAGGATGTGAGTATGGGGGCAATGACACTGGCAGAGTACAGGGCTAAATGGTACGGGGAAACCGAACAAGAGGCTGCAAAACATGTTATTGATGATACTCCAGATCCGGACCCGCAGGAGGAATGA
- a CDS encoding PBSX family phage terminase large subunit, whose product MSNGRENLIPNSERSPEELRRMTSKGGKKSGEVRRRKANFRKTLNLLLTAEIDSPEWTPILEALGLDSTLESAVNGAMIKEALSGNVKAYEAIAKYAGQNDRTDQDLKEQIAKINLLKAQRDKVEQESQEASQEPEKQQELEYGMNDPHDVIIPEFWDILDDTEHEHQIITSGRAGTKSSFSGVLGISTIVNEEPAAVVVLRKRHNKIRKTVYKEMIRAITRLGMDKSDFEIGITPMEIRHKATGNVIYFAGSDSIDDTKGIIDEDKPIRLVILDELTEFFDVGEGEEELTNIEATFVRGNDEGFRMVYLYNPPKNPNAAINIWCQKMELREDVIHKHVDYRDVPISWLGKKLLESADRLKETDFKLYRWVWLGECIGVDDLIYYMFNESHIREPEAERYKLIGIGVDYGQQNATTYQAAGLNINKKRFEGLDEFYHSGRDTGKQKSPSDYAKELIQLTDTLHEKYSCSIFYVYIDPSAKGLAEEIKRLAMQCTDYGIAVRDAENTVETGIQRVQKCLTYNVLTVSDDQQNLIREMGTYEYDPKSIQSGKEKPMKIDDHCVDALRYLIMGLWDKIKYFLPAGEREE is encoded by the coding sequence ATGAGCAATGGACGTGAAAACTTAATACCAAACTCCGAAAGAAGTCCGGAAGAACTTCGCAGAATGACATCAAAAGGTGGGAAAAAATCAGGAGAGGTAAGACGTCGAAAAGCAAACTTTCGTAAGACATTAAACCTGCTGCTTACCGCCGAAATAGATAGCCCTGAATGGACACCGATTCTGGAGGCCCTGGGGCTTGACAGTACACTTGAATCAGCTGTTAACGGGGCCATGATAAAAGAGGCACTTTCGGGCAATGTAAAAGCCTATGAAGCCATTGCGAAGTACGCCGGGCAGAACGATAGAACTGACCAGGATCTAAAAGAACAGATCGCTAAGATAAATCTCCTGAAAGCACAAAGGGACAAGGTAGAGCAGGAAAGTCAGGAAGCATCGCAAGAGCCGGAAAAACAGCAAGAACTTGAATATGGTATGAATGATCCGCATGATGTGATTATTCCGGAGTTCTGGGATATCCTGGATGATACAGAGCACGAGCATCAGATCATTACTTCTGGTCGTGCCGGCACGAAGTCAAGTTTCTCTGGTGTTTTGGGAATCAGCACAATTGTAAACGAAGAGCCTGCGGCCGTGGTTGTTTTGCGCAAGCGCCATAACAAGATACGTAAGACGGTCTATAAAGAGATGATCCGGGCGATTACGAGGTTGGGGATGGATAAGAGCGACTTTGAAATCGGTATTACACCGATGGAGATCAGGCACAAAGCGACAGGCAATGTAATCTATTTCGCCGGATCCGATTCGATTGACGATACAAAGGGTATCATTGATGAGGATAAACCGATACGTCTGGTTATTTTGGATGAACTTACAGAGTTCTTTGATGTCGGTGAGGGGGAAGAAGAGCTGACCAATATCGAGGCAACTTTTGTGAGAGGAAATGATGAAGGCTTCCGGATGGTTTACCTTTATAACCCCCCAAAGAATCCAAACGCTGCCATTAATATCTGGTGCCAGAAAATGGAATTGCGGGAAGATGTAATACACAAGCATGTAGACTACAGGGACGTTCCTATAAGCTGGCTGGGCAAGAAACTCCTGGAGTCTGCTGACCGCCTGAAAGAGACTGACTTTAAACTATACCGCTGGGTATGGCTGGGCGAGTGCATCGGTGTGGATGATTTAATCTATTACATGTTTAACGAGTCCCACATCAGGGAGCCTGAGGCAGAACGGTATAAACTTATTGGCATTGGCGTAGATTACGGCCAGCAGAACGCTACCACGTACCAGGCTGCAGGTCTTAACATAAACAAGAAACGATTCGAAGGACTAGATGAGTTTTACCACTCCGGACGAGATACCGGAAAACAGAAGAGTCCATCCGATTACGCAAAGGAACTGATACAACTTACAGATACGCTGCATGAAAAGTATTCGTGCAGTATTTTTTATGTGTACATCGATCCATCTGCGAAGGGCTTGGCCGAGGAAATCAAGCGTTTAGCAATGCAGTGCACAGATTATGGCATAGCCGTCAGAGATGCCGAGAACACGGTAGAAACAGGTATACAGAGGGTACAGAAGTGTCTGACATACAATGTGCTGACTGTTTCTGACGATCAGCAGAATCTTATCAGAGAAATGGGGACGTATGAGTACGATCCTAAATCTATTCAATCGGGAAAAGAAAAGCCGATGAAGATAGACGATCACTGTGTTGATGCCTTGAGGTACCTGATTATGGGTCTTTGGGATAAGATTAAATATTTTCTGCCGGCAGGAGAAAGAGAGGAATAA
- a CDS encoding Rha family transcriptional regulator, with the protein MVKRLESKYIDSREVAEMVGKEHSKLMRDIRNYTDQFNQSNIGFVDFFAASSYTDGKGEERPCYRITKKGCEFIAHKLTGIKGTEFTAKYIDRFHEMEDTISHGFDLSQLSPELQAIFAHDKKIQLVMGHMETHERRIDHLENTMTIDYGQQKAINDKHHCVGIEAMGGKRSAAYKNRKLRDRVFRTIWRDYKDYFEIASYKDTPTTQFDEAIEYLGTWAPDTNLKMEIWKNNREVA; encoded by the coding sequence ATGGTTAAGAGATTAGAGAGCAAATATATTGACAGCCGAGAAGTGGCTGAAATGGTAGGAAAAGAACATAGCAAACTGATGCGGGATATAAGGAATTACACTGATCAATTTAACCAGTCCAATATTGGATTCGTTGATTTCTTCGCTGCTTCGTCGTATACAGATGGAAAAGGTGAAGAGCGTCCGTGCTACAGGATCACGAAGAAAGGTTGTGAATTTATAGCACATAAATTGACCGGAATCAAAGGTACAGAGTTCACGGCTAAGTACATCGATCGTTTCCATGAGATGGAGGATACAATATCGCACGGATTTGACCTCTCACAGCTATCTCCGGAGCTTCAGGCTATATTTGCCCATGACAAGAAGATTCAGCTGGTTATGGGCCACATGGAGACACATGAGCGGCGGATTGATCACCTGGAAAATACAATGACCATTGATTATGGTCAACAGAAGGCTATCAACGACAAACATCACTGTGTAGGCATTGAGGCAATGGGAGGCAAACGTTCCGCAGCATATAAGAACAGAAAGCTCAGAGACAGGGTATTCCGTACGATCTGGAGGGATTACAAGGATTACTTTGAGATCGCGTCGTATAAAGATACTCCTACAACTCAGTTTGATGAAGCTATTGAGTACCTGGGAACATGGGCCCCTGATACAAATCTGAAAATGGAGATATGGAAGAATAACAGGGAGGTGGCGTAA
- a CDS encoding DUF4373 domain-containing protein: protein MGRGAPNKKGLDYFPKMTNFYEDDKIFDLMDEYGPLGVTIYDVILTIVYSQGYYAELSEAKLSRMVTRKIGNRWIKNQKVVVQVIHYCADLGLIDKDLLQRDVITSEGIQKRYQKIALKLMKRQLYSDQYWILEKKKKGDPVLNSPKNRITSEENQINSELNRITSERSTLKEKETKEDIYMAPPDSYFEDKKLNDAFKLYLAVRKNNGTTLCKEQIQLLKNELLGLTDNPEEQIAIVNKAALKGWKEFYPPTKKKKSSGKKQPSKNNKFNNFHQRDYDYEKLESQLLNK from the coding sequence GTGGGACGAGGTGCCCCGAACAAAAAAGGACTGGACTACTTTCCGAAGATGACAAACTTTTACGAAGATGACAAGATATTCGACCTGATGGATGAATATGGCCCGCTGGGAGTCACGATCTATGATGTGATCCTGACCATCGTTTACAGCCAGGGCTATTATGCCGAACTATCTGAAGCCAAGCTGTCAAGAATGGTCACTCGTAAAATAGGTAATAGATGGATAAAGAATCAAAAGGTTGTCGTGCAAGTGATACATTATTGTGCGGATTTAGGACTTATAGATAAGGACCTCCTGCAGCGAGATGTTATCACCTCTGAAGGAATTCAAAAACGTTATCAGAAGATAGCTCTGAAGCTGATGAAGAGACAACTCTATAGTGATCAGTATTGGATCCTCGAAAAAAAGAAAAAGGGCGATCCTGTATTAAATTCACCTAAAAATCGAATTACTTCGGAAGAAAATCAAATTAATTCCGAATTAAATCGAATAACTTCGGAAAGAAGCACCCTAAAAGAAAAAGAAACTAAAGAAGATATATATATGGCTCCGCCGGACAGCTATTTTGAGGATAAGAAGTTGAATGATGCTTTCAAGCTTTATCTGGCTGTCAGAAAGAACAATGGTACTACACTTTGTAAAGAGCAGATTCAGTTATTAAAGAATGAATTACTTGGGTTGACTGACAACCCGGAAGAGCAGATTGCAATCGTCAATAAGGCAGCACTCAAAGGATGGAAGGAATTTTATCCACCTACAAAGAAGAAAAAGTCATCCGGAAAGAAGCAGCCATCAAAAAATAATAAATTCAATAACTTTCATCAGCGAGACTATGACTATGAAAAATTGGAGTCTCAGTTGTTGAACAAATAG
- a CDS encoding putative PDDEXK endonuclease: protein MNSRNKGAKGERELSNILKEKGFTDCRRGQQYCGSNGDADVVGLQGIHIECKRVQKLNLENAMQQAINDAREDEIPAVFHRQDRKKWKVTLLLDDFVTLYKKAQH, encoded by the coding sequence ATGAACAGTCGAAATAAAGGTGCAAAAGGAGAACGAGAATTATCTAATATACTAAAAGAAAAAGGATTCACAGACTGCCGCAGAGGGCAGCAGTATTGTGGAAGCAACGGTGACGCTGATGTAGTAGGCCTGCAAGGCATACATATCGAGTGTAAGAGAGTTCAAAAGCTGAATCTTGAAAATGCTATGCAGCAGGCAATCAACGATGCAAGAGAAGATGAGATCCCCGCAGTATTTCATAGGCAGGACCGGAAAAAATGGAAGGTAACCCTTCTGCTGGATGATTTCGTTACATTGTACAAGAAAGCTCAGCATTAA